One genomic segment of Nonomuraea coxensis DSM 45129 includes these proteins:
- a CDS encoding alpha/beta fold hydrolase: protein MMMSTKLHTRLQMGRQPAYVERSSNSSSIVIFLHGLGLDSSDYCDYLRRHDEQHSIAITLVGFEARSTISAGPIPLREHVETVSDLIAEIHGKYPEKKIVLAGFSLGADLILCLAEHWRENRPAAPRMAAALLLDPNVNQSTMAISKLFAEADPNDPLPAFDKLIGQATDPAVLEALRSYVAKVRTKDFVQLWSLSRDMLGYWHPDGYTQIGARLAAVAAVSDAVRVVLSSAYKRHLPAMRAAVVDESRISFSLTSMGHFDLIREENLSPELDHIR, encoded by the coding sequence ATGATGATGAGCACCAAACTCCATACCAGGCTACAAATGGGGCGCCAGCCGGCCTATGTCGAGCGATCGTCGAACTCCTCCTCCATAGTGATCTTCCTGCACGGCCTCGGCCTGGACTCCAGCGACTACTGCGACTACCTGCGACGTCACGACGAACAGCACAGCATCGCCATCACCCTTGTCGGGTTCGAGGCGAGGTCAACCATTTCGGCGGGTCCCATACCGTTGAGGGAGCATGTCGAAACAGTTTCGGACCTCATTGCGGAGATTCACGGCAAGTATCCGGAGAAAAAGATCGTGCTCGCCGGTTTCTCGCTCGGCGCCGATCTGATTCTGTGTCTCGCCGAACATTGGAGGGAGAACAGGCCGGCGGCTCCTCGGATGGCGGCGGCCCTGCTGCTCGACCCGAACGTGAACCAGTCGACGATGGCCATTTCGAAGTTGTTCGCCGAGGCGGATCCTAATGATCCCCTGCCTGCGTTCGACAAACTGATCGGCCAGGCGACTGATCCGGCTGTTCTGGAGGCGCTCCGCTCATACGTCGCCAAGGTCCGCACAAAGGACTTCGTCCAGCTGTGGAGTCTCTCGCGAGACATGCTTGGCTATTGGCACCCTGACGGATACACCCAGATCGGCGCACGTCTGGCCGCTGTGGCCGCGGTCTCCGATGCTGTGCGGGTGGTGCTGTCGTCCGCGTACAAGAGGCACTTGCCGGCCATGCGGGCAGCGGTTGTGGACGAGTCGCGCATCTCATTCTCACTCACGTCAATGGGGCACTTTGACCTCATTCGCGAGGAGAACCTCTCTCCTGAGCTGGACCACATTCGCTAG